One Corallococcus macrosporus DNA window includes the following coding sequences:
- a CDS encoding PilZ domain-containing protein, protein MTLQMTSPIDRRAFPRIHAPLYSRPARMKVGDKKQVLDVSLGGARIYSDEPQDVGSRLDLELFLPDGSSVECTARIVWAIKLPKDAVARFEVGLSFIDVPEPILERLKTVLVTDET, encoded by the coding sequence GTGACACTCCAGATGACCTCTCCCATCGATCGCCGCGCTTTTCCCCGCATCCACGCGCCCCTCTACTCGCGTCCCGCGCGAATGAAGGTGGGCGACAAGAAGCAGGTGCTCGACGTCAGCCTCGGGGGCGCGCGCATCTACTCGGACGAGCCGCAGGACGTGGGCTCGCGGCTGGACCTGGAGCTGTTTTTGCCCGACGGCAGCTCGGTGGAATGTACCGCGCGCATCGTCTGGGCCATCAAGTTACCCAAGGACGCGGTGGCCCGCTTCGAAGTCGGCCTGTCCTTCATCGACGTGCCGGAGCCCATCCTGGAGCGGCTGAAGACAGTGCTCGTCACGGATGAAACATAG
- a CDS encoding aldo/keto reductase — MAAKRKLGTTGLEVFPLCLGGNVFGWTVDEATSFAVLDTFVEGGGNFVDTADVYSRWIPGHVGGESETVLGKWIASRKAKDRLLVATKVGAETALGKGLTREHIEKSVDASLRRLGVERIDLYYSHYDDPNTPLEETLRAFDALVKAGKVKALGLSNHSAERAQEALDTQKRLGLTRYTVIQPEYNLVERPKFEGALQRVCEKEGLAVAPYFGLAAGFLTGKYQEGQPPPASPRAGNVLKKYGNAKGWGVVAALKKVAERRGATPSQVALAWLETRPTVVAPIASATSVPQVKELLGAFSLKLEADDLRELDSASMFHP; from the coding sequence ATGGCGGCGAAGCGGAAGCTGGGAACGACGGGCCTGGAGGTGTTCCCGCTGTGTCTGGGCGGGAACGTCTTCGGCTGGACGGTGGACGAGGCCACCTCGTTCGCCGTGCTCGATACTTTCGTGGAGGGCGGCGGCAACTTCGTGGACACCGCGGACGTGTACTCGCGGTGGATCCCCGGCCACGTGGGCGGCGAGTCCGAGACGGTGCTGGGGAAGTGGATTGCCTCGCGCAAGGCGAAGGACCGCCTCCTGGTGGCAACGAAGGTCGGCGCGGAGACGGCGCTGGGCAAGGGCCTCACGCGCGAGCACATCGAGAAGAGCGTGGACGCGTCCCTGCGCCGGCTGGGCGTGGAGCGCATCGACCTGTACTACTCGCACTACGACGACCCGAACACGCCCCTGGAGGAGACGCTCCGCGCCTTCGACGCGCTGGTGAAGGCGGGCAAGGTGAAGGCGCTGGGTCTGAGCAACCACTCGGCGGAGCGCGCGCAGGAGGCGCTGGACACGCAGAAGCGGCTGGGGCTCACGCGCTACACCGTCATCCAACCCGAGTACAACCTGGTGGAGCGTCCGAAGTTCGAGGGCGCGCTCCAGCGGGTGTGTGAGAAGGAGGGGCTCGCCGTGGCGCCCTACTTCGGGCTGGCCGCGGGCTTCCTCACCGGCAAGTACCAGGAGGGGCAGCCGCCGCCGGCGTCACCGCGCGCGGGCAACGTGCTCAAGAAGTACGGCAACGCGAAGGGCTGGGGCGTCGTCGCCGCGCTGAAGAAGGTGGCGGAGCGCCGGGGTGCCACGCCGTCGCAGGTGGCGCTCGCGTGGCTGGAGACGCGGCCCACGGTGGTGGCGCCCATCGCCAGCGCCACGTCCGTGCCGCAGGTGAAGGAGCTGCTCGGGGCCTTCTCCCTGAAGCTGGAAGCGGACGACCTGCGCGAGCTGGACAGCGCGTCTATGTTTCATCCGTGA
- the glgB gene encoding 1,4-alpha-glucan branching protein GlgB → MRKPADRAQVDAELQRVVELRHPEPHSMLGVHPDGDAVVVRAYRPEAVAIHVLPEFGGKVPMVHRTGGVFEARINGRTEPFGYLLEVEYPGKKVFTLRDPYSFLPTIGEMDLYFAGEGRHERLWERMGAHLIHHNGVKGTSFAVWAPTARGVSVVGDFNGWDGRLHAMRRMGSSGIWELFVPEVGEGTRYKFEIRPGHGGGALLKADPFAFRTETPPATASVVHDLQRYAWGDSAWLEARGKHVDAAHHPWSVYEVHLGSWRRVVEDGDRPMTYRELAPELSRYVKETGFTHVELLPVSEHPYGGSWGYQVGGYYAPTSRFGHPDDFRYLVDYLHQEGIGIIVDWVPGHFPRDSHALGNFDGTSLYEHADPRKGAQPDWGTLVFNFGRNEVRNFLIANALFWLEEYHIDGLRVDAVASMLYLDYSRKQGEWIPNRWGGRENEEAIQFLRELNDTVRRKHPGVVVIAEESTAWPKVSQPVSEGGLGFHFKWNMGWMHDTLSYFSKDAVYRQYHHNQLTFGLLYAFSEHFMLPLSHDEVVHGKGSLYGRMPGDEWQKRANLRALFAWMWAHPGKKLLFMGGEFGQPAEWNHDKSLDWHLLHDPGHKGIQKLVGDLNRIYRDLPALYDSDSEPVGFQWLQPDASAANVLAFVRRSRTPGRHVVCVANMSPVPREDYRVGFPLHGRYVELLNTDAGEYGGSGLGNRGQVHTEATGWDGQPASAALTLPPLSVVWFTPG, encoded by the coding sequence CACTCCATGCTGGGCGTCCATCCGGACGGCGACGCGGTGGTGGTGCGTGCCTACCGCCCGGAGGCCGTGGCCATCCATGTCCTGCCGGAGTTCGGCGGCAAGGTGCCCATGGTGCACCGCACCGGCGGCGTCTTCGAGGCGCGCATCAACGGCCGCACGGAGCCCTTCGGCTACCTGCTGGAGGTGGAGTACCCGGGCAAGAAGGTCTTCACGCTGCGCGACCCGTACAGCTTCCTGCCCACCATCGGTGAGATGGACCTGTACTTCGCCGGCGAGGGCCGCCACGAGCGGCTCTGGGAGCGCATGGGCGCGCACCTCATCCACCACAACGGCGTGAAGGGCACGTCCTTCGCCGTCTGGGCGCCCACCGCCCGCGGCGTGTCCGTGGTGGGCGACTTCAACGGCTGGGACGGGCGCCTGCACGCCATGCGGCGCATGGGCTCCTCCGGCATCTGGGAGCTGTTCGTCCCGGAGGTCGGCGAGGGCACCCGCTACAAGTTCGAAATCCGCCCCGGCCACGGCGGCGGCGCGTTGCTCAAGGCGGACCCCTTCGCCTTCCGCACGGAGACGCCGCCGGCCACCGCGTCCGTGGTGCATGACCTGCAGCGCTACGCGTGGGGCGACAGCGCGTGGCTGGAGGCGCGCGGCAAGCACGTGGACGCGGCCCACCACCCGTGGAGCGTCTACGAGGTGCACCTGGGCAGCTGGCGCCGCGTGGTGGAGGACGGCGACCGGCCCATGACGTACCGCGAGCTGGCGCCGGAGCTGTCCCGCTACGTGAAGGAGACGGGCTTCACGCACGTGGAGCTCCTGCCCGTGTCCGAGCACCCCTACGGCGGTTCCTGGGGCTACCAGGTGGGCGGCTACTACGCGCCCACGTCGCGCTTCGGCCACCCGGACGACTTCCGCTACCTGGTGGACTACCTGCACCAGGAAGGCATCGGCATCATCGTGGACTGGGTGCCGGGCCACTTCCCGCGCGACAGCCACGCGCTGGGCAACTTCGACGGCACGTCCCTCTACGAGCACGCGGATCCGCGCAAGGGCGCGCAGCCGGACTGGGGCACGCTCGTCTTCAACTTCGGCCGCAACGAGGTGCGCAACTTCCTCATCGCCAACGCGCTGTTCTGGCTGGAGGAGTACCACATCGACGGGCTGCGCGTGGACGCGGTGGCGTCCATGCTCTACCTGGACTACAGCCGCAAGCAGGGCGAGTGGATCCCCAACCGCTGGGGCGGCCGCGAGAACGAAGAGGCCATCCAGTTCCTGCGCGAGCTCAACGACACCGTGCGCCGCAAGCACCCGGGCGTGGTCGTCATCGCGGAGGAGTCCACCGCGTGGCCCAAGGTGTCCCAGCCCGTCAGCGAGGGCGGCCTGGGCTTCCACTTCAAGTGGAACATGGGCTGGATGCACGACACGCTGTCGTACTTCTCCAAGGACGCCGTCTACCGGCAGTACCACCACAACCAGCTCACCTTCGGCCTGCTGTACGCGTTCAGCGAGCACTTCATGCTGCCGCTCAGCCACGACGAGGTGGTGCACGGCAAGGGCAGCCTCTACGGGCGCATGCCGGGCGATGAATGGCAGAAGCGCGCCAACCTGCGGGCGCTGTTCGCGTGGATGTGGGCCCACCCGGGCAAGAAGCTGCTCTTCATGGGCGGCGAGTTCGGCCAGCCGGCGGAGTGGAACCACGACAAGAGCCTGGACTGGCACCTGCTCCACGACCCGGGCCACAAGGGCATCCAGAAGCTGGTGGGCGACCTGAACCGCATCTACCGCGACCTGCCCGCGCTCTACGACTCCGACAGCGAGCCGGTGGGCTTCCAGTGGCTGCAGCCGGACGCCTCCGCTGCGAACGTGCTGGCCTTCGTGCGCCGCTCGCGCACGCCCGGGCGCCACGTGGTGTGCGTGGCCAACATGTCGCCGGTGCCGCGCGAGGATTATCGCGTGGGCTTCCCGCTCCACGGCCGTTACGTGGAGCTGCTCAACACCGACGCCGGGGAGTACGGCGGCAGCGGCCTGGGCAACCGGGGCCAGGTGCACACGGAAGCGACGGGCTGGGATGGCCAGCCGGCGTCCGCGGCGCTCACCCTGCCCCCGCTGTCGGTGGTGTGGTTCACGCCGGGGTAG
- a CDS encoding gamma-glutamylcyclotransferase, which translates to MDSHYDQVMKAREQADANAPRRYFAYSTILDRAAFDEWKHQHSYGFFELPEGRLAEALDVDLVYDFPSRWWGGRVAGLTDAPGARVYGRLFEIPGKDWPIVQHKEGFVTSMCVERTVRVRVEGQEVEATAFVTNPRRASSDGPVSPRFVEALVRGAKSAGLPADYVEKLARGETR; encoded by the coding sequence ATGGATTCGCACTACGACCAGGTGATGAAGGCGCGCGAGCAGGCGGACGCGAACGCCCCCCGGCGCTACTTCGCGTACTCGACCATCCTGGACCGGGCCGCCTTCGACGAGTGGAAGCACCAGCACAGCTACGGCTTCTTCGAGCTGCCGGAGGGCCGGCTCGCGGAGGCGCTGGACGTGGACCTCGTCTACGACTTCCCGTCGCGCTGGTGGGGCGGCCGGGTGGCGGGCCTCACGGACGCGCCGGGGGCGCGGGTGTACGGCCGGCTCTTCGAGATTCCCGGCAAGGACTGGCCCATCGTCCAGCACAAGGAGGGCTTCGTCACCAGCATGTGCGTGGAGCGCACGGTGCGCGTGCGCGTGGAGGGCCAGGAGGTGGAGGCCACCGCGTTCGTGACCAACCCGCGCCGCGCCTCGTCGGACGGGCCGGTGAGCCCGCGCTTCGTGGAGGCGCTGGTGCGCGGCGCGAAGAGCGCCGGGCTGCCCGCGGACTACGTGGAGAAGCTGGCGCGCGGCGAGACGCGCTGA
- a CDS encoding biliverdin-producing heme oxygenase, whose amino-acid sequence MSLRGTLRWGGFERSARDRRLPATAMASVDFPSMQRLSSRLEEGTGMARRQAEQSTFLEALFHGSWNGGVYGQFVRARHYVNHLRQLHVVYEALESVLPALKDGPLARVLRLPELRRTSALVADLDWFCGDTRTKPFACAETRLHAERILEVAAEAPHLLIAHAWARCVQDLFTAPQRSGLIARAFELENGRGTAFYNAVSAGELLAFQARLTARLDEVTLTEGEAQEVVQEARLAFRIQALICDELARDAPGLDAPGGSPG is encoded by the coding sequence GTGAGCCTCCGGGGCACGCTGCGCTGGGGCGGCTTCGAGCGCTCCGCGAGGGACCGGCGCCTGCCGGCCACGGCCATGGCCTCCGTGGACTTCCCGTCCATGCAGCGGCTGTCGTCGCGGCTGGAGGAGGGGACGGGGATGGCGCGGCGCCAGGCGGAGCAGTCGACCTTCCTGGAGGCGCTCTTCCACGGCTCGTGGAACGGCGGCGTCTACGGCCAGTTCGTGCGGGCCCGTCACTACGTGAACCACCTGCGCCAGTTGCACGTCGTCTACGAGGCGCTGGAGTCCGTGCTGCCGGCGCTCAAGGACGGCCCGCTCGCGCGGGTGCTGCGGCTGCCGGAGCTGCGGCGGACCTCCGCGCTGGTGGCGGACCTGGACTGGTTCTGCGGCGACACGCGCACGAAGCCCTTCGCCTGCGCGGAGACGCGGCTGCACGCCGAGCGCATCCTCGAGGTGGCGGCGGAGGCCCCGCACCTGCTCATCGCCCATGCCTGGGCACGCTGCGTCCAGGACCTCTTCACCGCGCCCCAGCGCTCGGGGCTCATCGCGCGCGCGTTCGAGCTGGAGAACGGCCGGGGCACGGCCTTCTACAACGCGGTGTCCGCCGGAGAGCTGCTCGCCTTCCAGGCCCGGCTGACGGCCCGCCTGGACGAGGTGACGCTGACGGAGGGCGAGGCCCAGGAGGTGGTCCAGGAGGCGCGGCTGGCCTTCCGCATCCAGGCGCTCATCTGCGACGAGCTGGCGCGGGATGCGCCGGGGCTCGACGCGCCAGGCGGTAGCCCCGGGTAG
- a CDS encoding PQQ-dependent sugar dehydrogenase, whose protein sequence is MRLPLVLTTFLGLASLQSGCRSNAPEPSAPQDSGVVVDAGISDAGVTPDAGPPPGWTLQATEVQVPEGLRGAPFDVPRSLNIPSGMTVSVWARVPGARFIAFSPEGTLLVSVPGQGKVMQVRPRAGQAPEVTQWAGGLGRPHDLVFHERDGQVWVFLSEKDRVTRSRWTAGEAARGAVETVVSGLPDASLPELQGAYGHELKNLAVDSQHRVYVSIASTCNVCLSDTTSDPLRGAIYRWDWSGGSRELFARGLRNAEGLAWEPGTDTLWVAVNNRDNTPYPFDDDTGQYGQVISEYVDNHPPEALASVRQGGHYGWPFCNPNPDTASGLKHMPLDRDYDMNRDGSKADCAALDRTDQGIQAHSAPLGLTFFDDGELNPEWKRGALVAYHGSWNRTVRTGYKVTAFPWDLATHQPTAEVDVVTGFINPDQSIWGRPVDVALAPGRAFIVSDDQAGALYRIEPLRLP, encoded by the coding sequence ATGCGGCTACCACTCGTGCTGACGACCTTCCTGGGGTTGGCGTCCTTGCAGTCCGGCTGCCGGTCCAACGCCCCCGAGCCCTCCGCTCCCCAGGACTCGGGCGTGGTGGTGGACGCGGGCATCAGCGACGCGGGCGTGACGCCGGACGCCGGCCCGCCTCCCGGGTGGACGCTCCAGGCCACGGAGGTCCAGGTCCCCGAGGGCCTGCGGGGTGCGCCGTTCGACGTGCCGCGCTCCCTGAACATCCCATCAGGCATGACGGTGTCGGTCTGGGCGCGGGTGCCGGGGGCACGCTTCATCGCGTTCTCGCCGGAGGGCACCCTGCTCGTCTCCGTGCCCGGCCAGGGCAAGGTGATGCAGGTGCGTCCCCGCGCGGGCCAGGCGCCGGAGGTGACGCAGTGGGCGGGCGGACTGGGGCGGCCCCACGACCTCGTCTTCCACGAGCGCGACGGGCAGGTGTGGGTCTTCCTGTCGGAGAAGGACCGCGTCACGCGCTCGCGCTGGACGGCCGGTGAGGCGGCGCGCGGCGCGGTGGAGACCGTCGTCTCCGGGCTGCCGGACGCGTCCCTGCCGGAGCTGCAGGGCGCCTACGGCCACGAGCTCAAGAACCTCGCGGTGGACTCGCAGCACCGCGTCTACGTGTCCATCGCGTCCACCTGCAACGTGTGCCTGAGCGACACCACCAGCGACCCGCTGCGCGGCGCCATCTACCGGTGGGACTGGAGCGGCGGCTCGCGCGAGCTGTTCGCGAGGGGCCTGCGCAACGCGGAGGGGCTGGCGTGGGAGCCGGGCACGGACACGCTGTGGGTGGCGGTCAACAACCGCGACAACACGCCCTACCCGTTCGACGACGACACCGGCCAGTACGGCCAGGTGATTTCCGAGTACGTGGACAACCACCCGCCGGAGGCCCTCGCCTCCGTGCGCCAGGGCGGCCACTACGGCTGGCCCTTCTGCAACCCCAACCCGGACACGGCCAGCGGCCTGAAGCACATGCCCCTGGACCGCGACTACGACATGAACCGGGACGGCTCGAAGGCGGACTGCGCGGCGTTGGACCGGACGGACCAGGGCATCCAGGCGCACTCGGCGCCCCTGGGCCTGACGTTCTTCGACGACGGGGAGCTCAACCCGGAGTGGAAGCGCGGCGCGCTCGTCGCCTACCACGGCTCGTGGAACCGCACGGTGCGGACCGGCTACAAGGTCACCGCCTTCCCGTGGGACCTGGCCACCCACCAGCCCACGGCCGAGGTGGACGTCGTCACCGGCTTCATCAACCCCGACCAGAGCATCTGGGGCCGGCCGGTGGACGTGGCCCTGGCCCCGGGCCGGGCGTTCATCGTCAGCGACGACCAGGCCGGGGCGCTCTACCGCATCGAGCCCCTCCGCCTGCCGTAG